From a single Georhizobium profundi genomic region:
- a CDS encoding Crp/Fnr family transcriptional regulator — MATTIKSATSAAMSAAVHRLANTVLLNEEEVDFFEQLQINRVAYQRGEDLVVDGDDFRVCFLVRRGWAIKYKITKAGRRQIIGVALPGDFIGLHINFQRRASYSVAALTELETAVIEPIRLLEVYQKYPVLASGLDWMSVRNFNILSEHNVSLGARPASQRILHFMLELWCRLRAIGEADKDGFKLMMTQEQISDTMGLSLVHTNKNLRKLQREGLLSMNNGIVGFPDPARSIEYADFDERFLENFQESRLVASALSR; from the coding sequence ATGGCGACGACCATCAAGAGTGCGACTTCAGCCGCCATGAGCGCGGCTGTCCATCGGCTTGCCAACACCGTTCTCTTGAACGAAGAGGAAGTCGACTTCTTCGAACAGCTCCAGATCAACCGCGTGGCATATCAACGCGGCGAGGATCTGGTGGTGGATGGAGACGATTTCCGCGTCTGCTTCCTGGTACGCCGCGGCTGGGCCATCAAGTACAAGATCACCAAGGCAGGGCGCCGCCAGATTATCGGTGTTGCGCTGCCCGGAGACTTCATCGGCCTCCACATCAATTTCCAGAGGCGCGCGTCCTATTCGGTCGCTGCGCTGACCGAACTGGAAACGGCCGTGATCGAACCGATCCGCCTGCTCGAAGTCTATCAGAAATACCCTGTTCTCGCCTCAGGTCTGGATTGGATGTCGGTCCGCAACTTCAACATTCTCAGCGAACACAATGTCTCGCTTGGTGCCCGACCAGCCAGCCAGCGCATTTTGCATTTCATGCTGGAGCTCTGGTGCCGCCTGCGTGCCATCGGCGAGGCCGACAAGGACGGTTTCAAGCTGATGATGACGCAGGAGCAGATCTCCGACACGATGGGCTTGTCGCTCGTTCACACCAACAAGAATCTGCGCAAGCTTCAGCGCGAAGGCCTGTTGTCTATGAACAACGGTATCGTAGGATTTCCCGATCCTGCGCGATCGATCGAATATGCGGATTTCGACGAGCGTTTTTTGGAGAACTTCCAGGAGAGCCGGCTGGTAGCAAGCGCACTGTCCCGCTGA
- a CDS encoding response regulator: protein MSNLSALILEDAFLIAYEAEQALLELGANSVVIFQDLVEAVEAINRSDRFDLAVLDLSLSDGNSIEFAKTIKARGIPFVFTSGYAKPEEVATEFPDVPYLEKPYHFDRLKQVIQDLLKNR, encoded by the coding sequence TTGTCCAATTTGTCTGCTCTCATACTGGAAGACGCGTTTCTCATCGCGTATGAGGCGGAGCAGGCATTGCTGGAATTGGGTGCCAACAGCGTCGTGATATTCCAAGATCTGGTCGAGGCGGTCGAAGCCATCAACCGGTCTGACCGTTTTGATCTGGCCGTTTTGGACCTGTCGTTGTCGGATGGAAATTCAATCGAATTCGCCAAGACGATCAAGGCGCGCGGCATTCCGTTCGTCTTCACCTCGGGCTACGCCAAGCCGGAAGAGGTCGCGACCGAGTTTCCGGACGTGCCTTATCTCGAGAAGCCCTATCATTTCGACAGGCTCAAGCAGGTCATCCAGGATCTTCTGAAAAATCGGTAG
- a CDS encoding sigma-70 family RNA polymerase sigma factor, producing MGEPDPADLSAFRKDLLAVVPNLRAFAMSLIGSADRADDLVQETLMKAWAKQSSFERGTNLKAWLFTILRNEFYTQMRKKGREVSDADGIHAARMAGHPEQMGHLDLQDFRKALELLPADQKEAIILVGGSGFSYEEAAEICNCAIGTIKSRVSRARTRLAELMSVEAEDEFGPDAVTRQIMTGSSRSNM from the coding sequence ATGGGTGAGCCTGATCCCGCCGACCTGTCGGCGTTCCGAAAGGATCTTCTGGCCGTTGTCCCCAACCTGCGCGCGTTTGCAATGTCGCTGATCGGCTCGGCCGACAGAGCGGATGACCTCGTGCAGGAAACGCTGATGAAGGCGTGGGCAAAGCAATCGAGCTTCGAGCGCGGCACCAATCTCAAGGCCTGGCTCTTCACCATTCTGCGCAATGAGTTCTACACGCAGATGCGCAAGAAAGGCCGTGAAGTTTCCGACGCCGACGGCATCCATGCCGCCCGCATGGCCGGGCATCCCGAGCAGATGGGTCACCTCGATCTGCAGGACTTTCGCAAGGCACTTGAGCTGCTGCCGGCCGACCAGAAGGAAGCGATCATCCTCGTGGGTGGTTCGGGCTTCTCCTACGAAGAAGCGGCGGAAATCTGCAATTGCGCGATTGGCACGATCAAGAGCCGCGTTAGCCGTGCACGCACGCGCCTTGCCGAGTTGATGAGCGTCGAAGCCGAAGACGAATTCGGTCCTGACGCTGTCACGCGTCAGATCATGACCGGTTCGAGCCGTTCGAACATGTAA
- a CDS encoding NepR family anti-sigma factor, producing the protein MNSTKSEGSGGAASQRPLDDLSSSQIGKRLKSMYDEVAQEPVPDKFMDLLASLERAEKDRSNG; encoded by the coding sequence ATGAATTCTACGAAGAGTGAGGGATCCGGTGGCGCAGCGTCGCAGCGGCCGCTGGATGATCTCTCGTCATCACAAATCGGTAAGCGCCTGAAGTCGATGTACGACGAAGTCGCGCAAGAACCTGTCCCCGATAAGTTCATGGACCTGCTCGCCAGCCTGGAGCGCGCAGAGAAGGACCGCTCGAATGGGTGA
- a CDS encoding response regulator translates to MSLAAELAPHLPFLRRFARSLTGSQSSGDAYVTAVLEALIADVDLFPRGNDAKIGLYKTFATIWKSIEVNVTPHSGLGGMEKSDHNLQMIAPLPRQAFLLVAVEGFSKSEGAEILSMSEDDFSELLVQASRDIAQQVATDVMIIEDEPLIAMDIENLVIDLGHSVTGIARTHAEANALFAKKKPGIILSDIQLADGSSGIDAVNDILKETDVPVIFITAYPEQLLTGKRPEPAFLVTKPFQPDMVRALISQALFFNRQSDKKSAA, encoded by the coding sequence ATGTCTTTAGCTGCCGAGCTTGCTCCGCACCTTCCATTCCTGCGGCGCTTTGCACGCTCGCTTACCGGTTCCCAGAGCAGCGGCGACGCCTATGTCACTGCAGTGCTCGAGGCGCTTATTGCCGATGTCGATCTGTTTCCCCGCGGCAATGACGCCAAGATCGGCCTCTATAAAACTTTTGCGACCATCTGGAAGTCCATCGAGGTCAATGTCACCCCGCATTCCGGTCTCGGTGGCATGGAAAAGAGCGATCATAACCTTCAGATGATCGCGCCGCTGCCGCGCCAGGCATTTCTTCTCGTCGCGGTCGAAGGTTTCTCGAAGTCGGAAGGCGCCGAAATTCTCTCCATGTCCGAAGACGATTTTTCCGAGCTGCTCGTCCAGGCCTCGCGTGACATTGCACAGCAGGTTGCCACCGATGTCATGATCATCGAAGACGAGCCGCTGATCGCGATGGATATCGAAAACCTTGTCATCGACCTTGGCCATTCGGTCACTGGCATTGCGCGCACCCACGCGGAAGCCAATGCACTCTTCGCGAAGAAGAAGCCGGGCATCATTCTGTCGGATATCCAGCTGGCCGACGGCAGCTCCGGCATCGATGCCGTGAACGACATTCTCAAAGAAACCGACGTTCCGGTGATCTTCATCACGGCCTATCCCGAGCAGCTTCTGACGGGCAAGCGACCGGAGCCGGCATTCCTTGTCACCAAGCCGTTCCAGCCCGACATGGTTCGCGCACTTATCAGCCAGGCGCTGTTCTTCAATCGTCAGTCGGACAAAAAGTCCGCGGCCTGA
- a CDS encoding CsbD family protein yields MNWDIIEGKWNEFRGKAQQQWGKLTDDDLDRAKGSRTELAGLIQQRYGVARDEAERQVDEWRSRH; encoded by the coding sequence ATGAACTGGGACATCATCGAAGGTAAGTGGAACGAGTTTCGCGGCAAGGCCCAGCAGCAGTGGGGCAAGCTCACGGACGACGATCTTGATCGCGCCAAGGGCAGCCGCACGGAACTCGCAGGCCTCATTCAGCAGCGCTACGGCGTCGCACGCGACGAAGCTGAGCGTCAGGTCGATGAGTGGCGCTCGCGCCACTAG
- a CDS encoding phage holin family protein, translated as MTDPQRPIQPPSLIQNLRALFEDTIDLFRKEIELAKAEFSEKLSQAQSGLTMIFCGLLLCAVATFLLAQALVAWLAIYFGPAGAALAIGAAVLLFGIIALWIGAARLKPQNLKPVRTIRATSENATQFKETFNDKIK; from the coding sequence ATGACCGATCCACAACGACCGATCCAACCGCCGTCGCTGATCCAGAACCTGAGGGCTCTGTTCGAAGATACGATTGATCTCTTCCGCAAAGAGATCGAACTCGCAAAGGCGGAGTTTTCGGAAAAGCTGTCGCAGGCGCAAAGTGGCCTGACGATGATTTTTTGCGGACTGCTGCTGTGTGCTGTCGCAACCTTCCTGCTGGCTCAGGCGTTGGTTGCGTGGCTCGCGATTTACTTCGGCCCGGCCGGCGCAGCACTCGCAATCGGTGCTGCGGTCCTTCTGTTTGGTATCATCGCCCTATGGATCGGGGCCGCCCGGCTTAAGCCGCAAAATCTGAAACCTGTGAGAACCATTCGCGCTACGAGCGAGAATGCGACCCAATTCAAGGAGACCTTCAATGACAAAATCAAGTGA